A genome region from Bradyrhizobium commune includes the following:
- a CDS encoding DEAD/DEAH box helicase: protein MMALHLLAQWKESGRSGLVFLAENESRAERLGSVIHALDPSCEVLVFPRLNTLPFDQLEPSREIAGRRAAVLRRLAKSKKPVFLVATAEAVMERLPLPASLLRLTTDLKVGGKFSEADLRVRLEALGYDLDEEPDYPGGVLFHGQTFEIFPAGALGPFRIEHSGRAINRIVAFDPKEHEIIFETKELLVDPMSERLAFAGTRAKRTTLFDYCGRAKWIADAGVPAHADGWLNTIEDVAGRADREREYLGRRDWKQATRGMKVLPKAAPFQPTPEFSKLTSARKALRAYVDEAQRAGSRLVFVAAQEEDLRAMERMSGVKAERLADWNEVTSGSGRDAALLADLDSGFVVPGKKPLVLVTASDVLGSRAHHPQPLARSWSTAFDHADVPEQGTVVVHLQRGLAVLDGLQTVNTGGGALREMVRLSFAGDNAVLVPPPDLALMWPYAEERGKLSLDKADGSTWWARRTEAEREIQIAGKVLAKHISQRRRRRAEKLVPPGSAYEKFVARFPYFTTADQAKAIRDVLDDLASGHPMDRVICGDVGFGKTEVALRAAAAVVLSGKQVAIAVPTTVLARQHVATFRRRFAPFDIEVGILSQAVSGAEMRETKESLRSGRIKVAIGTQALTSKDVKFSDLGLVIIDEEQHFGAAEKAKLSGLAKGVHTLWMSATPIPRTLAAGLAGFRDLSVIATPPAYRLPVATKIAPLSDAAIASALLREQRRHGQSFLICPRIQDLDPMLARVQALAPDLRIVSLHGRLPADEIDDRMMSFVEGEADVLLATNIVESGLDIPRANTIVVCWPEKFGLAQLHQLRGRVGRGGIRAFAYLLTETASEQSEKRLAVLEEFSRPGAGFAISERDLDLRGAGDLFSEQQSGHVQVFGPVLYSRLLKMASEKVDHGRAAVWVPDLNLPVADMLPESYVQSEPVRLELYARAARCASEDELDDLEEETSRRFGPLPPAARDVFAAARLRLDCKRRGIIRLDVGSGAVAATFLPGRLRKSKGRSLQRDGDRVVYHSPMRDAPFDRVEEMFELLDEA, encoded by the coding sequence ATGATGGCGTTGCATCTGTTGGCGCAATGGAAGGAGTCCGGCCGGAGCGGGCTGGTGTTTCTCGCCGAGAATGAGAGCAGGGCGGAGCGGCTCGGCAGCGTCATCCATGCGCTCGACCCGTCCTGCGAGGTTCTGGTGTTTCCGCGTCTGAACACCTTGCCGTTCGATCAATTGGAGCCATCGCGCGAAATCGCAGGCCGCAGAGCCGCGGTGCTGAGGCGTCTCGCGAAATCGAAAAAGCCGGTCTTTCTGGTCGCGACAGCGGAAGCCGTGATGGAGAGGCTGCCGCTACCGGCGAGCCTGTTGCGCCTGACTACGGATCTGAAGGTCGGCGGCAAATTTTCGGAAGCAGATCTTCGCGTCCGTCTCGAAGCGCTCGGTTACGATCTGGACGAGGAGCCGGATTATCCGGGCGGCGTCCTGTTTCATGGGCAGACGTTCGAGATATTTCCCGCAGGCGCATTGGGGCCGTTCCGGATCGAGCATTCCGGGCGCGCCATCAATCGGATCGTGGCATTCGATCCGAAGGAGCACGAGATCATCTTCGAGACCAAAGAGCTCCTGGTCGATCCGATGTCGGAGCGGCTCGCTTTCGCCGGGACGCGGGCCAAGCGCACGACACTGTTCGATTATTGCGGACGCGCCAAATGGATCGCGGATGCCGGCGTTCCCGCGCACGCCGACGGTTGGCTGAACACGATCGAGGACGTGGCGGGACGCGCGGACAGGGAGCGCGAATATCTCGGACGTCGCGACTGGAAGCAGGCGACCCGGGGCATGAAGGTGTTGCCGAAGGCAGCTCCCTTCCAGCCCACGCCGGAATTTTCGAAGCTGACATCCGCCAGGAAAGCGCTTCGTGCCTATGTCGATGAGGCGCAGCGCGCGGGTTCACGCCTGGTCTTCGTGGCAGCGCAGGAGGAGGACCTGCGTGCGATGGAGCGGATGAGTGGCGTCAAGGCGGAGCGTCTTGCGGACTGGAATGAGGTGACGAGCGGGAGCGGCCGCGACGCGGCGCTGCTCGCCGATCTCGACTCAGGCTTCGTGGTGCCCGGGAAAAAGCCGCTTGTGCTCGTGACGGCGTCCGACGTGCTCGGCAGCAGGGCGCATCATCCGCAGCCGTTGGCGCGAAGCTGGAGCACGGCCTTCGATCATGCCGACGTGCCGGAACAGGGCACGGTGGTCGTGCATCTCCAGCGCGGCCTTGCCGTGCTCGATGGCTTGCAGACCGTGAACACGGGCGGCGGCGCGTTGCGGGAGATGGTCAGGCTCTCCTTCGCGGGAGACAATGCGGTTCTGGTGCCGCCGCCTGATCTGGCGCTGATGTGGCCTTATGCGGAAGAGCGCGGCAAGCTATCGCTCGACAAGGCGGACGGCAGCACATGGTGGGCCCGCCGCACCGAAGCCGAGCGGGAGATCCAGATCGCCGGCAAGGTGCTCGCCAAACACATCAGCCAGCGCCGGCGGCGGCGTGCGGAAAAGCTGGTCCCGCCGGGATCGGCCTATGAGAAATTCGTCGCGCGCTTTCCTTACTTCACGACGGCCGATCAGGCCAAGGCGATCCGGGATGTACTGGATGATCTCGCCTCCGGTCACCCGATGGACCGGGTGATCTGCGGCGACGTCGGCTTCGGCAAGACCGAGGTGGCGCTGCGTGCGGCCGCAGCCGTGGTGCTGTCGGGAAAGCAGGTGGCGATCGCGGTGCCGACGACCGTGCTGGCGCGGCAGCATGTCGCCACGTTCCGCCGGCGCTTCGCCCCGTTCGACATCGAGGTGGGTATCCTGTCGCAAGCCGTCTCGGGCGCAGAGATGCGGGAAACGAAAGAGAGCTTACGCAGCGGCCGAATCAAGGTCGCGATCGGCACGCAGGCGCTTACCTCGAAGGACGTGAAGTTTAGCGATCTCGGTCTCGTCATCATCGACGAGGAGCAGCATTTTGGCGCGGCGGAGAAGGCGAAGCTTTCGGGCCTCGCCAAAGGCGTCCATACGCTGTGGATGAGCGCGACGCCGATCCCGCGTACGCTCGCCGCCGGTCTTGCCGGCTTCAGGGATCTGAGCGTCATCGCGACGCCGCCGGCATATCGGCTTCCGGTCGCAACGAAGATCGCGCCCCTGTCGGACGCCGCCATCGCGTCGGCGCTGCTGCGGGAGCAGCGGCGGCACGGCCAGAGCTTTCTGATCTGCCCGCGCATCCAGGATCTGGATCCCATGCTGGCGCGCGTTCAGGCGCTGGCGCCCGATCTGCGCATCGTCTCTCTCCACGGCCGGTTGCCGGCCGACGAGATCGACGACCGCATGATGAGCTTCGTCGAGGGCGAGGCCGACGTTCTACTCGCGACCAATATCGTGGAGAGCGGCCTCGATATCCCGCGCGCGAATACGATCGTGGTGTGCTGGCCCGAAAAGTTCGGCCTCGCCCAGCTTCATCAGCTGCGCGGCCGCGTCGGCCGTGGCGGCATCCGCGCCTTCGCGTATCTCTTGACCGAGACGGCTTCCGAGCAGTCCGAGAAGCGGCTCGCTGTGCTGGAAGAATTCAGCCGGCCGGGCGCGGGCTTTGCCATCAGCGAGCGCGACCTCGATCTCAGAGGCGCCGGCGATCTGTTCTCGGAACAGCAATCCGGCCATGTCCAGGTGTTCGGACCCGTGCTCTACAGCCGCCTCCTGAAAATGGCTTCGGAGAAGGTCGATCACGGCAGGGCCGCGGTGTGGGTGCCCGACCTCAATCTTCCGGTCGCGGACATGCTCCCCGAAAGTTACGTGCAATCCGAGCCGGTGCGGCTCGAGCTCTATGCCCGCGCCGCGCGGTGTGCCAGCGAGGACGAGCTTGACGATCTCGAGGAGGAAACCTCCCGCCGCTTCGGACCATTGCCGCCGGCGGCCCGCGACGTCTTTGCGGCAGCGCGACTGAGACTGGATTGCAAGCGCAGAGGCATCATCCGCCTCGATGTCGGGTCAGGCGCGGTGGCCGCGACGTTCCTGCCGGGACGGTTACGGAAATCCAAAGGACGCTCGCTGCAACGCGACGGCGATCGCGTCGTCTATCACAGCCCGATGCGGGATGCCCCGTTCGACCGCGTCGAGGAAATGTTCGAACTGCTGGACGAGGCGTGA
- a CDS encoding cysteine hydrolase family protein yields MMDAKSPASPIRDAVHLCIDMQNIFAPGGLWETPWMEKVLPTIVSIVSRYQVRTVFSRFITPQDPGDRPGQWQSYFRRWRQATRSQLPPSALELVPALARFAPPARIIDKPAYSAFSNSALASLLIEKGIGTVVITGAETDVCVLSTVLSAVDLGFRVVIVEDALCSSSDVGHDALMTMYRTRFHGQVDLATAEELTEFWRE; encoded by the coding sequence ATGATGGACGCAAAATCGCCCGCAAGCCCAATTCGGGATGCAGTGCATCTTTGCATCGATATGCAGAATATTTTTGCGCCCGGGGGGCTCTGGGAAACGCCGTGGATGGAGAAGGTGTTGCCGACGATCGTCTCGATCGTCTCGCGCTATCAGGTCAGAACCGTGTTTTCGCGTTTCATCACGCCGCAGGATCCCGGGGATCGCCCAGGGCAGTGGCAGAGCTACTTTCGACGATGGCGCCAGGCGACCCGCAGCCAGCTCCCGCCATCCGCTCTCGAACTCGTGCCGGCGCTGGCAAGGTTCGCTCCTCCGGCCCGCATCATCGACAAGCCCGCCTATTCCGCATTCAGCAACTCGGCGCTAGCGAGCCTGCTGATCGAGAAAGGTATCGGCACCGTGGTGATCACCGGTGCCGAGACAGATGTCTGCGTTCTCTCGACGGTCCTGAGCGCCGTCGATCTCGGCTTCAGGGTCGTGATCGTTGAAGACGCGTTATGCAGTTCGTCCGACGTCGGCCACGACGCGTTGATGACGATGTACCGCACCCGCTTTCACGGTCAGGTGGACTTGGCGACGGCCGAGGAGCTGACGGAGTTCTGGAGAGAGTGA
- a CDS encoding VOC family protein, which translates to MIHHVSVGTNDVRRARAFYDPLMTLIGFRVLKASERSVHYGASDIVFSLETPVNGKPASPGNGVHIAFQAPDRETVRRFHSAAVANGGSDEGGPGIRDDYNANYYGAFVRDLDGNKIETVTYTGRESFGL; encoded by the coding sequence ATGATCCATCACGTATCGGTCGGAACCAACGACGTGCGTCGCGCGCGCGCTTTCTATGATCCGTTGATGACGTTGATCGGCTTTCGGGTCCTGAAGGCTTCGGAGCGATCCGTTCACTACGGCGCGTCTGACATCGTCTTCAGTCTCGAAACGCCGGTGAATGGCAAGCCTGCCAGCCCGGGAAATGGCGTACATATTGCCTTTCAAGCGCCCGACCGCGAGACCGTGAGGCGCTTCCATAGCGCAGCTGTGGCAAATGGCGGAAGCGATGAGGGAGGCCCGGGCATCCGTGACGACTACAACGCCAACTATTATGGGGCCTTTGTGCGCGATCTCGATGGCAACAAGATCGAAACCGTGACCTACACGGGGCGCGAGAGCTTCGGTCTCTGA
- a CDS encoding YciE/YciF ferroxidase family protein — protein sequence MGLFTKDIKSMEDLLIHGLQDIYYAEQQILKALPQMIDKATNRDLVTGLKNHLEETNKQVERLEKIFAKLGKEPSGTQCPAIDGIIKEANETAGEIEDKAVLDAAIVANAQAVEHYEMCRYGTLIAWAEGLGHDEIVRFLTTNLNEEKAANTKLNTVALRKGVNAKASSAA from the coding sequence ATGGGTTTGTTCACCAAGGACATCAAATCGATGGAAGACCTGCTGATCCACGGTTTGCAGGATATCTATTACGCCGAACAGCAGATCCTGAAGGCGCTGCCGCAAATGATCGACAAGGCCACCAACCGGGACCTTGTGACCGGCCTCAAGAACCATCTCGAGGAAACCAACAAGCAGGTCGAGCGGCTCGAGAAGATTTTCGCGAAGCTTGGCAAGGAGCCCAGCGGAACGCAGTGCCCGGCCATCGACGGGATCATCAAGGAAGCCAACGAGACGGCGGGCGAGATCGAGGACAAGGCCGTCCTTGATGCGGCGATCGTCGCGAACGCGCAGGCCGTCGAGCATTACGAAATGTGCCGCTATGGAACGCTGATCGCCTGGGCCGAGGGACTCGGTCACGACGAGATCGTGCGCTTCCTGACGACGAACCTTAACGAGGAGAAGGCCGCCAATACCAAGTTGAATACGGTTGCCTTGCGCAAGGGCGTCAATGCCAAGGCATCAAGTGCGGCGTAG
- a CDS encoding CaiB/BaiF CoA transferase family protein — MGGVLEGVRVLDFGRYIAGPYCATLLAEFGAEVIRVEKRDGSEDRFVAPVGEGGEGALFLQVNRNKKCITLDPMKPEGQEVMRRLVATADVVVANLPPQTLRAMKLDYEQLKAIKPDIILTTATAFGGPGPWSDRVGFDGVGQAMSGSVYMTGAGDPPYRAAVNWVDFGTALHCAFGTLAALIARGKSGRGQIVEGALLATALSFTNATLIEQAVINVNRVPTGNLGQTAAPVDIYRTKDGWVLCQVTGHPLFKRWAKLMGEEDKWLNDPRFADDISRGNHGPIISERMARWCAERTTQEAVDTLGKAMIPTGPVLSPQQALDHPHIRAAGFLQGVDYPGLPKQAPVARAAVRLSETPGKIATRPPTLGEHTDAVLAELGYDEAAIAALRQSRII; from the coding sequence ATGGGAGGAGTTCTGGAGGGCGTGCGCGTGCTCGATTTCGGGCGCTATATCGCCGGGCCCTATTGCGCGACATTGCTGGCCGAGTTCGGCGCCGAGGTCATTCGCGTGGAAAAGCGCGACGGCAGCGAGGACCGCTTCGTCGCGCCGGTCGGCGAAGGCGGCGAGGGCGCGCTGTTCCTCCAGGTCAACCGCAACAAGAAGTGCATCACGCTCGATCCGATGAAGCCGGAGGGGCAGGAGGTGATGCGCCGCCTCGTGGCGACCGCCGACGTCGTCGTCGCCAATCTGCCGCCGCAGACGCTCCGCGCGATGAAGCTCGACTACGAGCAGCTCAAGGCGATCAAGCCGGACATCATCCTGACGACGGCAACGGCGTTCGGCGGGCCGGGACCCTGGTCCGACCGTGTCGGCTTCGACGGCGTCGGGCAGGCGATGTCGGGTTCGGTCTACATGACCGGTGCCGGCGATCCGCCCTATCGCGCGGCGGTGAACTGGGTCGATTTCGGAACCGCGCTGCACTGCGCGTTCGGGACGCTCGCAGCGCTGATCGCGCGCGGCAAGTCCGGGCGCGGCCAGATCGTCGAGGGTGCGCTGCTCGCAACCGCGTTGTCCTTCACCAATGCGACGCTGATCGAGCAGGCCGTCATCAACGTCAATCGCGTGCCGACCGGCAATCTCGGCCAGACCGCGGCGCCCGTCGACATCTACCGCACCAAGGATGGCTGGGTGCTGTGCCAGGTCACCGGTCATCCCCTGTTCAAGCGCTGGGCGAAGCTGATGGGCGAGGAGGACAAATGGCTCAACGATCCCCGCTTTGCCGATGACATCAGCCGCGGCAATCACGGCCCCATCATCAGCGAGCGGATGGCGCGCTGGTGCGCCGAGCGCACCACGCAGGAGGCGGTCGACACGCTGGGCAAAGCGATGATTCCGACCGGGCCCGTCCTGAGCCCGCAACAGGCGCTGGATCATCCTCACATTCGTGCCGCGGGCTTCTTGCAAGGCGTGGACTATCCGGGCCTGCCGAAACAGGCGCCGGTCGCCCGCGCCGCGGTGCGGCTTTCGGAAACGCCGGGCAAAATCGCGACGCGTCCGCCGACGCTCGGCGAACATACGGATGCCGTGCTGGCGGAACTCGGCTATGACGAGGCCGCGATCGCGGCGCTTCGACAGAGCAGGATCATTTGA
- a CDS encoding O-linked N-acetylglucosamine transferase family protein encodes MKIDDPRQLLHSAMQHFHAGQLEQADFLCRTALKGHNSADGWHLLGMIALRSGRIEEAASCLKKCTKRQPDNPAALCSLGIAYKALGRLSEAATAFEQAARADPRSSQILYNLGNARTASGEFKAAITAYRQALTLDPSRPEYHTNLIFALNFDPAAGPEDHQRERLSYGDMQRAQTAPAPAAESRPYDPERRLRVGYVSAHFRHQAATYAFAPVIINHDPTAFDVVCYSDTAIEDDLTRRLRGHVKTWRATATLSDAELIALIRADDIDILVDLVGHMVGNRLEVFARKPAPVQVTGWGEPTGTGLTTMDYLLADPVLVPPDMRFRLREEVIDLPCFLSFWTPEPLPDPGPLPALAAGHVTFGSFNRPEKLSDPVLRLWAAMLRALPNARLVLKSSSFGNAAHQQRIRSVFQREGIKSSRLTILGDTDRDAHMLAYRTVDVALDPFPHGGGMTTLDAIAMGIPVITCPGPTISSRLAAACVTAVGLPDWVAPNHDDYVALAARMTTDLDGLARLRGSLRDRLMRSSVGDTRSYAHAVEAAYRDMWRRCCARAQDSGLEVS; translated from the coding sequence ATGAAGATCGACGACCCCCGGCAGTTGTTGCATTCGGCCATGCAACACTTCCACGCCGGACAGCTGGAGCAGGCGGACTTCCTCTGCCGCACGGCGCTGAAGGGGCATAACAGTGCAGATGGCTGGCATCTGCTCGGCATGATCGCGCTGCGCAGCGGGCGCATCGAGGAGGCCGCATCCTGCCTGAAGAAATGCACCAAGCGTCAGCCTGACAATCCGGCGGCGTTGTGCAGCCTGGGCATTGCCTACAAGGCGTTGGGGCGATTGAGCGAGGCGGCGACCGCCTTCGAGCAGGCCGCGCGCGCGGACCCGCGCAGCAGCCAGATCCTGTACAATCTCGGCAATGCACGTACCGCATCGGGTGAGTTCAAGGCCGCCATCACGGCCTACCGTCAGGCGCTGACGCTGGATCCGTCGCGACCGGAGTACCATACAAACCTGATCTTCGCGCTCAATTTCGATCCCGCGGCCGGGCCGGAAGATCATCAGCGCGAGCGGCTCAGCTATGGCGACATGCAGCGTGCGCAGACTGCGCCGGCGCCTGCCGCCGAGAGCCGTCCATACGACCCCGAGCGGCGCTTGCGCGTCGGCTATGTCAGCGCGCATTTCCGCCATCAGGCCGCGACCTACGCCTTCGCGCCCGTCATCATCAACCACGACCCGACTGCCTTCGACGTCGTCTGCTATTCCGACACGGCGATCGAGGACGATCTGACGCGCCGACTGCGCGGCCATGTGAAAACCTGGCGCGCGACCGCCACACTGTCCGATGCGGAATTGATCGCGCTGATCAGGGCCGACGACATCGACATCCTCGTCGATCTGGTCGGGCACATGGTCGGAAACCGGCTCGAGGTGTTCGCCCGCAAGCCGGCGCCGGTGCAGGTGACCGGCTGGGGCGAGCCGACGGGGACGGGCCTCACCACGATGGACTATCTCCTCGCAGATCCGGTTCTGGTCCCGCCCGACATGCGCTTCCGCTTGCGGGAGGAGGTGATCGATCTGCCCTGCTTTCTCAGCTTCTGGACGCCGGAGCCGCTGCCAGATCCGGGACCGCTGCCGGCGCTGGCCGCCGGCCATGTCACGTTCGGTTCGTTCAACCGGCCCGAGAAGCTGTCCGATCCGGTGCTGCGGCTCTGGGCCGCCATGCTGCGCGCGCTGCCCAATGCACGCCTCGTTCTGAAAAGCTCGAGCTTCGGAAATGCTGCTCACCAGCAGCGCATTCGCTCGGTGTTCCAGCGCGAAGGCATCAAAAGTAGTCGACTGACCATCCTGGGCGACACCGATCGCGACGCGCATATGCTGGCCTACCGAACCGTCGATGTCGCGCTCGATCCGTTTCCTCACGGTGGCGGCATGACCACGCTCGATGCGATCGCCATGGGCATCCCCGTGATCACCTGTCCGGGGCCGACGATCTCGTCCCGCCTTGCCGCCGCCTGTGTCACGGCGGTGGGTCTGCCGGACTGGGTCGCGCCAAACCACGATGACTATGTCGCGCTGGCGGCACGCATGACCACGGACCTCGATGGGCTCGCACGGCTTCGAGGGTCGTTGCGCGACAGGCTGATGCGGTCGTCCGTCGGAGATACCAGGTCATACGCGCATGCCGTCGAAGCCGCGTATCGTGACATGTGGCGCCGCTGCTGCGCCCGCGCGCAGGACAGCGGCCTCGAAGTCAGCTAG
- a CDS encoding crotonase/enoyl-CoA hydratase family protein, with the protein MDDRIHLAVNDGIADVRLARPAKLNALDPTMFEAIAEAGSRLNRNRSVRAVVLSGEGRGFCAGLDVERMSAIVNGEPLLPFADLMKRTHGLANFVQHVVWQWRELEVPVIAAVHGFALGGGFQLALGADLRFAAPGTRFCVLETSWGLVPDMAGTYLMRRLAREDVVRELTYTARIFSAEEALELGFITRLVEDPHAVAMATAREIASRSPDAIRAAKRLINLGAATDAAALLAAETAEQHGLIGSANQVEAVRANLENRPPRFADRAPIGA; encoded by the coding sequence ATGGACGATCGCATTCATCTCGCAGTCAATGACGGAATAGCCGACGTCCGGCTGGCGCGTCCCGCCAAGCTGAACGCCCTCGACCCGACGATGTTCGAGGCGATTGCCGAAGCAGGCAGCCGGTTGAACCGGAACCGGAGCGTGCGCGCGGTCGTGCTTTCAGGCGAGGGCCGCGGCTTTTGTGCGGGTCTCGATGTCGAACGGATGTCGGCAATTGTTAATGGCGAGCCGCTGCTTCCCTTTGCGGACCTGATGAAGCGCACGCACGGCCTTGCCAATTTCGTCCAGCACGTCGTCTGGCAGTGGCGAGAGCTCGAGGTCCCGGTGATCGCGGCCGTGCATGGTTTTGCGTTGGGAGGCGGCTTCCAGCTTGCGCTGGGAGCTGATCTGCGCTTTGCGGCGCCGGGGACGCGCTTTTGCGTGCTTGAGACAAGCTGGGGCCTCGTACCTGACATGGCGGGCACCTATCTGATGCGGCGTCTGGCGCGGGAGGATGTGGTTCGCGAGCTCACCTACACCGCGCGGATATTCTCGGCCGAGGAGGCTCTTGAGCTTGGCTTCATTACGCGCCTGGTTGAGGATCCTCACGCAGTCGCGATGGCGACCGCGCGCGAAATCGCGTCGCGTAGTCCCGACGCGATCCGGGCGGCCAAGCGCCTCATCAATCTCGGCGCGGCGACTGATGCTGCGGCGCTGCTTGCGGCGGAAACGGCTGAGCAGCATGGCCTTATCGGCTCAGCCAATCAGGTCGAGGCCGTCAGAGCCAATCTCGAGAACCGTCCGCCCCGCTTCGCGGACCGGGCCCCGATCGGCGCTTGA
- a CDS encoding pyridoxamine 5'-phosphate oxidase family protein, with amino-acid sequence MLSIEDGQEPEHVERMLAGAKKVAAGVQYCWLLSSSDEGVCGRPMERLPPGENDDDWTIRFLTDLRSRKIAHLRRAPTVSLIFQDALENAFVGVTGAARLIERTSEIRALWKEDAHSRHFPTETDRANAGFIEVKIERIELWIKGVTPEPFGSRTTTLQRDPLGGWHLTT; translated from the coding sequence ATGTTGAGTATCGAGGACGGACAAGAGCCCGAGCATGTCGAGCGGATGTTGGCGGGTGCGAAAAAGGTCGCCGCCGGAGTGCAATATTGCTGGCTGCTCAGCTCAAGCGATGAAGGTGTTTGCGGGCGGCCGATGGAGCGTCTTCCTCCGGGCGAAAATGATGATGACTGGACCATTCGGTTTTTGACCGACTTGCGGTCGCGCAAGATTGCCCATCTTCGGCGGGCTCCCACCGTCAGCCTCATCTTTCAGGACGCGCTTGAGAACGCCTTTGTGGGCGTTACCGGCGCCGCCCGTTTGATCGAGAGGACGTCCGAGATCCGGGCACTCTGGAAGGAAGACGCCCATTCGCGTCACTTTCCCACCGAGACGGATCGGGCCAATGCCGGCTTCATCGAAGTCAAGATCGAACGGATCGAGCTTTGGATCAAGGGCGTGACGCCCGAGCCGTTCGGATCGCGCACGACGACCCTTCAGCGCGACCCGCTGGGAGGCTGGCATTTGACGACATGA
- a CDS encoding TetR/AcrR family transcriptional regulator, giving the protein MFDEAGFLEAARILASEHGPGAVTVDSVTQRMKAPKGSFYHRFSSRDVLLGQLWLKLVLAYQEGFIAAIEAGAGLEAALHMPRWARAHLDDARVLLLHHRNDFVQGDWPAELRRGVRDQADRLQECLARFARDVFGRAGPLQIRRASFVLAEVPGAAIKGHLERGEVPPPIVDELITKTYHAIVESER; this is encoded by the coding sequence TTGTTTGACGAAGCCGGCTTCCTGGAAGCCGCACGAATCCTGGCCAGCGAGCACGGACCCGGCGCCGTTACCGTCGATTCCGTGACACAGCGCATGAAGGCGCCAAAGGGTTCGTTCTATCATCGCTTCTCGTCCCGCGACGTGCTGCTTGGGCAATTGTGGCTGAAGCTGGTGCTTGCCTATCAGGAGGGATTTATCGCTGCGATCGAGGCGGGTGCGGGTCTTGAAGCGGCGCTGCACATGCCGCGCTGGGCGAGAGCGCATCTCGACGATGCGCGCGTACTCTTGCTTCATCATCGAAACGATTTCGTACAGGGCGACTGGCCTGCGGAACTCAGACGCGGCGTCCGCGACCAGGCGGATCGCCTCCAGGAATGTCTGGCCAGGTTCGCGCGCGACGTTTTCGGCCGGGCGGGTCCTCTCCAGATTCGCCGCGCCAGTTTCGTTCTGGCGGAAGTTCCGGGAGCCGCAATCAAGGGGCATCTCGAACGGGGCGAAGTGCCGCCGCCGATCGTCGATGAGCTGATCACCAAGACCTATCACGCGATCGTCGAAAGCGAACGCTAG
- a CDS encoding LysR family transcriptional regulator, which produces MRLRNLDLNLLLVFDAVLRERSVVRAADSLAISQPAVSHALNRLRHALKDQLFIRTPAGMSPTPRAEQLALPVRKALNELQLAVEGDTFDPSTADRRFTIAVNNYAAVVAVGPIVAAVRAQAPAVRLSLVPSGTLNLTDRLDRGELDLALSGRAIDGERFASQQLIEDRFVAVLRSGHPALRRRLTASSLAELRHLGISSSGENLEFVDAFLKARKSARFVAADVPYLSAGAVLVQSNLVAILGRKLAMEFRRAYPIEMRELPFEAPVLHSVMSWHRRFDDVPAHRWLRSTIIGTATTL; this is translated from the coding sequence ATGAGACTGCGCAACCTCGATCTCAATCTGCTGCTGGTGTTCGACGCCGTGCTGCGCGAGCGCAGCGTGGTTCGCGCGGCAGACAGCCTCGCCATCAGCCAGCCGGCCGTGAGTCACGCGCTCAACCGGCTGCGTCATGCGTTGAAGGATCAGCTGTTCATCCGCACGCCCGCGGGAATGAGCCCGACCCCGCGAGCCGAACAGCTCGCGCTGCCCGTGCGCAAGGCGCTCAACGAGCTGCAACTCGCGGTCGAGGGGGACACCTTCGATCCCTCGACCGCAGACCGGCGTTTCACGATTGCAGTAAACAATTATGCAGCCGTGGTCGCGGTGGGGCCGATCGTGGCCGCGGTGCGCGCGCAGGCACCGGCCGTGCGCCTGTCGCTTGTGCCCAGCGGGACGCTGAACCTCACGGATCGATTAGACCGCGGCGAGCTCGATCTCGCGTTGTCGGGGCGGGCCATCGACGGAGAGCGGTTTGCCTCGCAGCAGCTCATCGAGGATCGATTTGTGGCCGTGCTCCGGAGTGGCCATCCCGCACTACGAAGGCGGTTGACGGCGTCGTCGCTTGCCGAACTGCGGCACCTGGGGATCAGCTCGAGCGGGGAGAATTTGGAATTTGTGGATGCATTCTTGAAGGCACGGAAAAGTGCCCGCTTTGTCGCCGCCGACGTGCCCTATCTCTCCGCGGGGGCGGTTCTGGTCCAATCGAACCTGGTCGCCATCCTCGGACGCAAGCTCGCGATGGAGTTCCGCCGCGCCTATCCCATCGAGATGAGGGAGCTGCCCTTCGAAGCCCCGGTTCTGCACAGCGTGATGAGCTGGCATCGGCGCTTTGATGACGTCCCCGCTCACCGATGGTTGCGGAGCACAATTATCGGAACCGCAACCACCTTATGA